One genomic segment of Paenibacillus xylanexedens includes these proteins:
- a CDS encoding glutamate-1-semialdehyde 2,1-aminomutase, with protein sequence MNTSRSRSELLYAEALEHIVGGVNSPSRSFKAVGGGAPVFMKKAQGAHFWDVDDNRYIDYLAAYGPIVTGHAHPHITQAITEAAANGVLYGTPTELEIKLAKMLKEAIPSMDKVRFVNSGTEAVMTTIRVARAYTKRNKIVKFAGCYHGHSDLVLVAAGSGPSTLGIPDSAGVPASIAQEVITVPYNDLEALKDALERWGDDVAAVMVEPIVGNFGMVMPEPGFLEGLCAMTRANGSLVIYDEVITAFRFHYGSTQTYAGLDNHAEIEPDLTALGKIIGGGLPIGAYGGRKHVMEQVAPLGPAYQAGTMAGNPASISAGIACLEVLQGAGVYEEMERLAIDLTAGLQASADRHGIALTINRIRGAFSTHFCDHPVTNYDHAQDTDGELFASFFRHMLNRGINLAPSKYEAWFLTTAHTDEDVQATLEAAEASFKAMAQE encoded by the coding sequence ATGAATACATCACGTTCCCGTTCCGAACTTCTATACGCAGAAGCACTTGAGCATATTGTAGGAGGTGTTAACAGCCCTTCACGCTCGTTCAAAGCCGTTGGTGGCGGTGCACCTGTATTTATGAAAAAAGCCCAAGGGGCCCACTTCTGGGATGTCGATGACAACCGTTATATTGACTATCTGGCTGCTTACGGTCCAATTGTTACAGGACATGCCCACCCGCATATTACGCAGGCCATTACGGAAGCAGCAGCAAATGGCGTGCTGTACGGTACCCCGACTGAACTTGAGATCAAGCTCGCCAAAATGCTGAAGGAAGCTATTCCTTCCATGGATAAAGTACGTTTTGTAAACTCTGGTACAGAGGCGGTCATGACTACGATTCGCGTAGCTCGTGCCTACACCAAACGTAACAAGATCGTAAAATTCGCCGGCTGTTACCATGGTCACTCCGATCTGGTGCTTGTGGCTGCCGGTTCTGGCCCTTCCACGCTCGGAATTCCTGACAGTGCGGGAGTTCCAGCCAGTATTGCACAAGAAGTCATTACTGTGCCCTACAATGATCTGGAAGCCCTGAAGGATGCTTTGGAGCGCTGGGGTGATGATGTTGCCGCAGTCATGGTTGAACCGATCGTTGGGAACTTCGGTATGGTTATGCCGGAGCCTGGCTTCCTGGAAGGTCTCTGTGCCATGACACGGGCCAACGGCTCACTGGTTATCTATGACGAGGTTATTACGGCTTTCCGTTTCCATTACGGTTCTACACAGACGTATGCCGGACTCGATAATCATGCGGAGATTGAACCCGATCTGACGGCTCTTGGTAAAATTATTGGTGGCGGCCTGCCAATCGGTGCTTACGGCGGACGCAAACATGTTATGGAGCAGGTTGCTCCACTCGGCCCTGCTTATCAAGCAGGAACGATGGCTGGTAACCCTGCATCCATCTCGGCTGGTATCGCATGTCTGGAGGTCCTGCAAGGCGCAGGTGTATACGAAGAGATGGAACGCCTTGCTATCGACCTGACAGCAGGTCTGCAAGCTTCTGCTGACCGTCATGGAATTGCACTGACAATCAACCGGATTCGTGGTGCATTCTCCACCCATTTCTGTGACCATCCGGTTACGAACTACGATCATGCTCAAGACACGGATGGAGAGCTGTTCGCTTCCTTCTTCCGTCACATGCTGAACCGTGGCATTAACTTGGCTCCATCCAAATATGAGGCTTGGTTCCTAACCACGGCTCATACAGACGAGGATGTTCAGGCTACATTGGAAGCCGCAGAAGCTTCCTTCAAGGC